The following coding sequences are from one Paenibacillus stellifer window:
- a CDS encoding alpha/beta hydrolase: MIIAVLAVAVCAGGVTYAGLYFYKVAIFRTPKMFIASTPKAKVKMKEEPPTAGASWGEGQQWIAAQQIRELELTSDDGLKLHGYWIPSERAGGRTAIIAHGYSGKAKDMGAYAKLYHDRLGFNVLLPDARGHGQSEGSYIGFGWHERLDYVKWIRRVIEETGGDAQIVLHGVSMGGATVLMTSGEELPPQVKAIVSDCAYTSVAAELSYQLKRMYRLPSFPFLQAASLVSAIKAGYSFREASALRQVRRSGVPILFIHGDADTFVPYFMLDQLYEACGGPKERMVVPGAGHGLAYDTDKAGYISQVGEFVARYTKNSP, encoded by the coding sequence ATGATCATTGCGGTGCTGGCCGTTGCGGTTTGCGCAGGCGGCGTTACGTATGCCGGTCTCTATTTTTACAAAGTCGCTATATTCAGGACTCCCAAAATGTTCATTGCAAGCACGCCGAAGGCCAAGGTGAAAATGAAGGAAGAACCGCCTACGGCGGGTGCATCCTGGGGAGAAGGACAGCAGTGGATCGCCGCCCAGCAGATTCGGGAGCTGGAACTGACCTCGGATGACGGCCTGAAGCTGCACGGCTACTGGATTCCTTCGGAACGGGCCGGAGGACGGACCGCGATTATCGCACATGGCTATTCGGGCAAAGCCAAGGACATGGGGGCGTATGCGAAGCTCTATCATGACAGGCTTGGCTTCAACGTGCTGTTGCCCGACGCACGGGGGCATGGTCAATCGGAAGGGAGCTACATCGGGTTCGGCTGGCATGAGCGTCTGGATTATGTCAAATGGATCCGCCGCGTCATTGAGGAGACGGGGGGTGATGCGCAGATCGTGCTGCACGGCGTATCGATGGGCGGAGCGACTGTACTGATGACTTCAGGCGAAGAGCTGCCCCCGCAGGTTAAGGCGATTGTCTCCGACTGCGCTTATACTTCCGTCGCCGCCGAGTTATCCTATCAGTTGAAGCGAATGTACCGGTTGCCGTCCTTTCCGTTCCTTCAGGCCGCAAGTCTGGTCTCGGCCATCAAGGCCGGCTATTCCTTCCGGGAGGCCTCTGCACTGAGGCAGGTTCGCCGGTCCGGAGTGCCGATCCTGTTCATTCATGGAGATGCGGATACGTTCGTCCCTTACTTCATGCTGGACCAGCTGTATGAAGCATGCGGCGGACCCAAGGAACGGATGGTTGTGCCCGGGGCCGGGCATGGTCTGGCTTATGATACGGACAAGGCGGGATATATTAGCCAGGTAGGGGAGTTTGTCGCCCGGTACACGAAGAATTCTCCGTAA
- a CDS encoding LPXTG cell wall anchor domain-containing protein, with product MPSATPTATPIATPTATPSASPAPLVTPKPEELELGDDPVPQGVPAPVGKLPKTGEESHMPYYAGGAAILAIGLLLRLKGRRKFE from the coding sequence GTGCCTTCGGCAACACCAACTGCAACACCAATAGCGACACCAACGGCGACGCCTTCCGCGTCTCCCGCCCCATTGGTAACGCCGAAGCCTGAAGAGCTGGAACTCGGCGATGACCCTGTGCCTCAAGGAGTTCCTGCGCCTGTCGGCAAGCTGCCTAAGACCGGGGAAGAGAGCCACATGCCTTACTACGCAGGCGGCGCTGCAATCTTGGCGATTGGCTTGCTGTTGAGATTAAAGGGAAGACGCAAATTCGAATAA
- a CDS encoding alpha/beta hydrolase, with the protein MPTQKAIIKFGLILACLLILMPGCSLRPNANKEQEPQASSQAQADLDPNRYLYPAFTQVEKHENIVYANKPNAKGSMEKLLLDLYEPAQDSLKARPVLLMAHGGSFSYGSKSDMAKFADVFAKMGYVVISADYRLRDNANEDWTGAVNDAIDDMGSLYDWIEQNGAEYGIDPGKIAVSGESAGGELTLTFMNAGDRIWKSRDKSHIFAVINLYGPMSSPHEIDPQDPPVLFIHGTEDRTADYGETLKMVKQHQAKGVYTELYTMEGEGHGTDKYWTDVLFEMTQFLHKTLLKHWSPDLTIKEGPVLVSSRGDRFRITLEQKAEKSGEIRVKAPDSWEVQEKDDKDGAVQYEISVPSETSRDYYPVSFQLSDKKGKVAADTSLYVNLKNPLELTLKPGISTDGQNKLVNIL; encoded by the coding sequence ATGCCAACCCAAAAGGCGATCATCAAGTTCGGTTTGATTCTGGCCTGTCTGCTAATACTGATGCCTGGCTGCAGCCTCCGTCCGAATGCCAACAAGGAGCAGGAGCCGCAGGCAAGCTCGCAGGCGCAAGCCGATTTGGACCCAAACCGCTATTTGTATCCCGCATTTACACAGGTGGAAAAGCATGAAAATATCGTATACGCGAATAAACCTAATGCGAAAGGAAGCATGGAAAAGCTCCTGCTGGATCTATATGAACCTGCCCAGGATTCATTGAAAGCCAGACCGGTGCTGCTTATGGCGCATGGGGGCAGCTTCAGCTACGGCAGCAAGAGCGATATGGCCAAGTTCGCCGATGTGTTCGCCAAGATGGGCTACGTGGTGATTTCTGCCGATTACCGGCTGCGCGACAATGCCAACGAGGATTGGACCGGAGCGGTCAACGATGCCATTGACGATATGGGCAGTCTCTATGATTGGATTGAACAGAATGGCGCGGAATACGGCATAGACCCGGGGAAAATCGCGGTCAGCGGCGAGTCAGCCGGTGGGGAACTGACGCTGACTTTCATGAACGCGGGGGACCGGATTTGGAAGAGTCGTGACAAGAGCCATATTTTCGCTGTAATAAATCTGTATGGCCCCATGTCCTCTCCCCATGAAATTGATCCGCAAGACCCGCCTGTTCTGTTCATCCATGGAACCGAGGATCGGACCGCCGACTATGGAGAGACTCTGAAGATGGTCAAACAGCATCAGGCAAAGGGTGTATACACGGAGCTGTACACGATGGAAGGCGAGGGCCACGGAACGGACAAATACTGGACCGACGTTCTGTTTGAGATGACGCAATTTTTACATAAAACGCTGCTGAAGCACTGGAGCCCCGACCTCACGATCAAAGAAGGTCCGGTATTAGTCAGCTCCCGGGGCGACCGCTTCCGCATCACGCTGGAACAGAAGGCGGAGAAGTCCGGGGAAATCCGGGTCAAGGCGCCCGATTCCTGGGAGGTGCAGGAGAAGGATGATAAGGATGGGGCCGTGCAATATGAAATATCCGTACCGTCAGAGACATCCCGGGATTATTATCCCGTCAGCTTCCAGCTATCCGATAAGAAGGGGAAAGTGGCCGCCGACACCAGTCTCTATGTGAATCTGAAGAATCCGCTGGAGCTGACCTTAAAGCCGGGAATTTCAACTGACGGGCAGAACAAGCTGGTCAACATTCTATAG
- a CDS encoding winged helix-turn-helix transcriptional regulator, producing the protein MMDQSCPGTVEPILEILDSKWMLLLLFELFNGNRRFGELRRKLQPISPKTLTDRLRLLEEKRIVTRTLYPGVPLHVEYDLTESGKALQPIFEAMWTWTQEHGACLRNKTIEGDQEDERVM; encoded by the coding sequence ATGATGGATCAATCCTGCCCGGGCACTGTTGAACCTATTCTGGAAATCTTGGATAGCAAATGGATGCTTCTTCTCCTATTTGAACTGTTCAACGGAAATCGACGTTTTGGCGAGTTGCGTCGTAAACTGCAACCGATTAGTCCGAAAACGTTGACCGACCGATTGAGACTGTTAGAGGAAAAAAGAATCGTCACGCGTACACTTTACCCGGGCGTGCCGCTGCATGTCGAATATGACCTTACCGAGAGCGGGAAGGCGCTGCAACCGATTTTTGAAGCGATGTGGACGTGGACTCAGGAGCATGGCGCATGTCTACGGAACAAGACGATCGAGGGGGATCAAGAAGATGAGAGGGTAATGTGA
- a CDS encoding alpha/beta fold hydrolase, protein MNRPFELDAVEFPFTDRWLPYRDGCIHYVDEGQGPAVLLLHGNPTWSYLYRNVIKELRAEFRLIAPDYPGFGMSKAPDGYRFTPQEHSKAVHDLIQHLNLKELILVVQDWGGPIGLNYAVRHRDNLRGIVVMNTWAWPAKILPMKLFSLAMGGWPIGYWLQTQRNFFAKVIVPHGIYHAEKVTNRLRKAYTDPFPTPESRIPTWVFPRYIRKARKWLADIESKLSNLSDLPAYILWGTKDSAGFPLEQMAKWKKYLPMNETEILEDASHYVQEDRPERVAAAIRTLSKRIEGGVRL, encoded by the coding sequence TTGAATAGACCGTTTGAATTGGACGCTGTGGAGTTCCCGTTCACCGATCGCTGGCTGCCATACCGCGACGGTTGTATCCACTACGTCGATGAAGGGCAAGGGCCAGCGGTTCTTCTCCTGCACGGAAACCCTACTTGGTCTTATCTTTATCGAAACGTAATTAAGGAGCTTCGTGCGGAGTTCCGCCTTATCGCTCCAGACTACCCCGGATTCGGGATGTCGAAGGCGCCTGACGGCTACCGGTTTACACCACAAGAGCATTCGAAAGCCGTTCATGACCTGATTCAACATTTGAATCTAAAGGAATTGATTCTAGTCGTTCAAGATTGGGGAGGTCCCATCGGCCTCAACTACGCGGTACGGCATCGAGATAACTTGCGCGGCATCGTCGTGATGAATACTTGGGCATGGCCCGCGAAAATATTGCCGATGAAACTGTTCTCGCTCGCCATGGGTGGCTGGCCTATCGGGTACTGGCTTCAGACACAGCGTAATTTTTTCGCCAAAGTCATTGTCCCTCATGGTATATATCATGCGGAGAAAGTCACGAATCGTTTGCGCAAAGCTTATACAGATCCGTTCCCGACTCCGGAGTCCAGGATACCGACATGGGTTTTTCCAAGGTATATCCGTAAAGCGCGAAAGTGGCTCGCCGACATTGAATCAAAACTGTCTAATTTGTCCGATTTGCCCGCATACATTTTGTGGGGGACGAAAGATAGCGCCGGCTTCCCGCTCGAACAGATGGCCAAATGGAAAAAATATTTGCCGATGAACGAAACCGAGATTCTGGAAGATGCTTCACACTACGTTCAAGAAGATCGTCCGGAACGGGTGGCGGCAGCTATCCGAACACTATCGAAACGAATAGAAGGAGGAGTAAGACTATGA
- a CDS encoding alkaline phosphatase family protein, with amino-acid sequence MDLKGIFHESEWTNMRKTAVIMLVFQIMTVVSGCQKPNSEEQDLRHVKSIQDDNSPKVILLMADSLMASAIDEGIRQKQLPTFQFLIEHGQYYKDVVSSFPTMSVTVDSSLLTGKYADVHGVPGLIWYSSDKKRIINYGTGPMEVFRQDVDTVLTDALINLNGSHLNRKIPTIYEDLAHIGLKSGSINGLVYRGKNDHVLSIPEWIQVPTTLKRDIQVKGPDFLAFGALSNPLDGKVNLAQGLTNRMGMNNDFSVKSAKYLIQANKLPDFLFVYLPDLDRKLHQKGPSNLDGVKKLDGQVNNLLQSFGSPEQALKEVIFVILGDSGMTQLLPADQNPVIDLPVMFEGVNILRPGETATDQTEIVLAVNETMGYVYKLKPNRSLQNLADTLSRDERIDFIAWQEKNWIHVIQGGTAKRFKYKEKGNMIDCYKQSWTIEQDSGVLDLKVNADDGRLEYGAYPDALQRLASALHSHQGDFMVVTAKPGYELADSSSPTHKGGGGHGSIRQTESLVPLIITGTNRKPEYLRMVDLKSYLLKLLTQ; translated from the coding sequence ATGGATTTGAAGGGGATTTTTCATGAAAGCGAGTGGACAAATATGAGAAAAACTGCAGTCATTATGCTGGTCTTTCAGATCATGACCGTGGTTTCCGGCTGCCAAAAACCTAATTCGGAAGAACAGGATCTGCGGCACGTAAAATCAATACAGGACGACAATTCCCCAAAAGTGATCCTTCTAATGGCGGACTCCTTGATGGCCAGTGCCATTGACGAAGGAATCCGGCAGAAGCAGCTTCCTACTTTTCAATTTCTGATTGAACACGGACAGTATTATAAGGATGTCGTTAGTTCTTTTCCTACAATGTCAGTTACGGTCGACAGTTCGCTTCTGACTGGAAAATATGCTGATGTACATGGTGTTCCGGGGCTTATCTGGTATTCTTCCGACAAAAAGAGGATTATCAATTACGGAACTGGACCGATGGAGGTGTTCAGGCAGGACGTCGATACCGTATTGACCGACGCATTAATAAACCTGAACGGAAGCCATCTAAATCGAAAGATTCCAACGATTTATGAAGATTTGGCTCACATTGGCCTGAAATCAGGTTCGATTAACGGATTGGTTTATCGAGGAAAGAACGACCATGTACTGTCGATTCCAGAATGGATACAAGTTCCTACCACTTTGAAACGGGATATTCAGGTGAAAGGTCCGGATTTCTTGGCTTTTGGCGCATTATCCAACCCTCTTGACGGGAAAGTGAATTTGGCTCAAGGATTAACGAATCGGATGGGGATGAACAACGATTTCTCTGTCAAATCGGCTAAGTATTTGATTCAAGCTAACAAATTGCCTGATTTTTTGTTTGTTTATTTGCCGGATCTGGATCGTAAGCTTCATCAAAAGGGTCCCTCGAATCTGGACGGAGTCAAAAAATTGGACGGGCAAGTTAATAATCTACTGCAATCCTTCGGTTCCCCTGAACAAGCTCTAAAAGAGGTCATATTCGTAATTTTGGGAGACAGTGGTATGACACAGCTGCTGCCCGCCGATCAAAATCCAGTGATCGATTTGCCCGTCATGTTTGAAGGGGTCAACATTTTACGTCCTGGTGAAACTGCGACAGATCAGACAGAAATCGTTCTGGCTGTTAACGAAACGATGGGTTATGTGTACAAGCTAAAACCAAATCGTTCGCTACAAAATCTAGCCGATACGTTGAGCAGGGATGAGCGAATCGATTTTATCGCATGGCAAGAAAAAAATTGGATCCATGTCATTCAGGGTGGAACCGCCAAGCGGTTTAAATATAAAGAAAAAGGAAATATGATTGACTGCTACAAACAGTCGTGGACTATCGAGCAGGATTCCGGGGTCCTCGATCTTAAAGTCAATGCTGACGACGGACGTTTGGAGTATGGCGCATATCCAGATGCATTGCAGAGGCTGGCAAGCGCTCTCCACTCGCATCAAGGGGATTTCATGGTCGTTACAGCTAAACCGGGCTACGAATTGGCGGACAGTAGCTCGCCGACGCACAAGGGCGGTGGGGGGCATGGGTCCATTCGGCAAACTGAATCGCTTGTTCCCTTGATTATCACTGGAACCAATCGCAAACCCGAATATTTGCGAATGGTCGATTTGAAATCATACTTGCTGAAGCTATTAACACAATAA
- a CDS encoding dihydrofolate reductase family protein produces MKSVIWATLTANGNYAQSGPQNPPKKEALDDFFTHAKSAGNFIVGRRTFEGMRGSGGPGPFADIDIVVVSKSATAIPGVKVVRSPKEALDYLEEKGHRSALISGGTEIHNSFLGQGLVDEVIFNVAPVLEGRGLNLLIDKDNYCFKHVQLLDCKPLGSGVVQLRYAIDRTVS; encoded by the coding sequence ATGAAATCCGTTATATGGGCAACCTTAACCGCCAACGGCAATTATGCACAATCCGGCCCCCAAAATCCGCCAAAAAAAGAAGCGTTGGACGACTTCTTTACTCACGCCAAATCAGCAGGAAACTTCATTGTCGGGCGTCGGACCTTCGAAGGAATGCGCGGCAGCGGTGGACCAGGGCCCTTTGCCGATATTGATATCGTTGTAGTTTCTAAAAGCGCCACGGCAATTCCGGGAGTAAAGGTTGTAAGATCGCCAAAGGAAGCCTTGGATTATCTGGAAGAGAAAGGGCATCGGTCCGCTCTTATTAGCGGTGGTACGGAAATCCACAATTCATTCCTGGGGCAAGGACTTGTAGACGAAGTGATTTTCAATGTGGCACCTGTATTGGAAGGTAGAGGATTGAATCTCTTAATCGACAAAGATAACTATTGTTTTAAGCATGTGCAGCTGTTGGACTGCAAACCTCTCGGCAGTGGCGTCGTTCAACTGCGCTATGCGATTGATCGAACGGTTTCCTAG
- a CDS encoding YolD-like family protein gives MKKLEGGLWKSKFILPEHRARMEQEKHEGRRREKPVFDQQQLEEIDRALIYSLNEGVPVTLRLWDPFADRVA, from the coding sequence ATGAAAAAACTTGAAGGCGGACTGTGGAAGAGCAAATTCATTTTGCCAGAGCATCGTGCGCGTATGGAGCAAGAGAAGCATGAAGGTCGGCGTCGGGAGAAGCCGGTTTTTGATCAGCAGCAACTGGAAGAGATCGACCGGGCGCTTATTTACAGCCTGAATGAAGGCGTGCCTGTCACCTTACGGCTGTGGGACCCGTTTGCTGATCGGGTCGCATAG